From the Bos indicus x Bos taurus breed Angus x Brahman F1 hybrid chromosome 27, Bos_hybrid_MaternalHap_v2.0, whole genome shotgun sequence genome, one window contains:
- the ERLIN2 gene encoding erlin-2 isoform X1 yields the protein MDRGARRATGKRSPMAQLGAVVAVAASFFCASLFSAVHKIEEGHIGVYYRGGALLTSTSGPGFHLMLPFITSYKSVQTTLQTDEVKNVPCGTSGGVMIYFDRIEVVNFLVPHAVYDIVKNYTADYDKALIFNKIHHELNQFCSVHTLQEVYIELFDQIDENLKLALQQDLTSMAPGLVIQAVRVTKPNIPEAIRRNYELMESEKTKLLIAAQKQKVVEKEAETERKKALIEAEKVAQVAEITFGQKVMEKETEKRISEIEDAAFLAREKAKADAECYTAMKIAEANKLKLTPEYLQLMKYKAIASNSKIYFGKDIPNMFMDSAGGVGKQFEGLADKLSFVLEDEPMEADSEN from the exons GGTAAGCGTTCGCCGATGGCTCAGTTGGGAGCGGTTGTGGCTGTGGCTGCCAGTTTCTTTTGTGCATCTCTCTTCTCGGCAGTGCACAAGATAGAAGAGGGACATATTGGGGTGTATTACAG AGGTGGTGCCCTGCTGACTTCCACCAGCGGCCCTGGCTTCCATCTCATGCTTCCTTTCATCACATCATATAAGTCTGTGCAG ACCACACTCCAGACAGATGAGGTGAAGAATGTGCCTTGTGGGACAAG CGGTGGCGTGATGATCTACTTCGACAGGATCGAGGTGGTGAACTTCCTGGTCCCACACGCAG TGTATGACATAGTGAAGAACTACACAGCCGATTACGACAAGGCCCTCATCTTCAACAAGATCCACCATGAGCTGAACCAATTCTGCAGTGTCCACACGCTTCAGGAGGTCTACATCGAGCTCTTTG ATCAGATTGATGAAAATCTCAAACTGGCTCTGCAACAAGACCTGACCTCCATGGCCCCTGGGCTCGTCATCCAA gCTGTGCGGGTGACAAAGCCCAACATCCCAGAAGCCATCCGCAGGAACTATGAGCTGAT GGAAAGCGAGAAGACTAAGCTCCTGATCGCAGCCCAGAAGCAGAAGGTGGTAGAGAAGGAAGCCGAGACAGAGCGGAAGAAGGCCCTCATTG aggcagagaaggTGGCGCAGGTGGCCGAAATCACCTTTGGGCAGAAGGTGatggagaaggagacagagaagaggaTCTCAGAGATCGAAG ATGCTGCGTTTCTGGCCCGGGAGAAGGCCAAGGCAGACGCCGAGTGCTACACTGCCATGAAAATAGCCGAAGCAAATAAG CTGAAGCTGACCCCTGAGTATCTGCAGCTGATGAAGTACAAGGCCATTGCTTCCAACAGCAAGATTTACTTTGGCAAAGACATCCCTAACATGTTCATGGACTCTGCGGGCGGCGTGGGCAAGCAGTTTGAAGGACTGGCTGACAAGCTGAGCTTTGTCTTGGAAGATGAGCCCATGGAGGCAGACTCCGAGAACTGA
- the ERLIN2 gene encoding erlin-2 isoform X2, with the protein MAQLGAVVAVAASFFCASLFSAVHKIEEGHIGVYYRGGALLTSTSGPGFHLMLPFITSYKSVQTTLQTDEVKNVPCGTSGGVMIYFDRIEVVNFLVPHAVYDIVKNYTADYDKALIFNKIHHELNQFCSVHTLQEVYIELFDQIDENLKLALQQDLTSMAPGLVIQAVRVTKPNIPEAIRRNYELMESEKTKLLIAAQKQKVVEKEAETERKKALIEAEKVAQVAEITFGQKVMEKETEKRISEIEDAAFLAREKAKADAECYTAMKIAEANKLKLTPEYLQLMKYKAIASNSKIYFGKDIPNMFMDSAGGVGKQFEGLADKLSFVLEDEPMEADSEN; encoded by the exons ATGGCTCAGTTGGGAGCGGTTGTGGCTGTGGCTGCCAGTTTCTTTTGTGCATCTCTCTTCTCGGCAGTGCACAAGATAGAAGAGGGACATATTGGGGTGTATTACAG AGGTGGTGCCCTGCTGACTTCCACCAGCGGCCCTGGCTTCCATCTCATGCTTCCTTTCATCACATCATATAAGTCTGTGCAG ACCACACTCCAGACAGATGAGGTGAAGAATGTGCCTTGTGGGACAAG CGGTGGCGTGATGATCTACTTCGACAGGATCGAGGTGGTGAACTTCCTGGTCCCACACGCAG TGTATGACATAGTGAAGAACTACACAGCCGATTACGACAAGGCCCTCATCTTCAACAAGATCCACCATGAGCTGAACCAATTCTGCAGTGTCCACACGCTTCAGGAGGTCTACATCGAGCTCTTTG ATCAGATTGATGAAAATCTCAAACTGGCTCTGCAACAAGACCTGACCTCCATGGCCCCTGGGCTCGTCATCCAA gCTGTGCGGGTGACAAAGCCCAACATCCCAGAAGCCATCCGCAGGAACTATGAGCTGAT GGAAAGCGAGAAGACTAAGCTCCTGATCGCAGCCCAGAAGCAGAAGGTGGTAGAGAAGGAAGCCGAGACAGAGCGGAAGAAGGCCCTCATTG aggcagagaaggTGGCGCAGGTGGCCGAAATCACCTTTGGGCAGAAGGTGatggagaaggagacagagaagaggaTCTCAGAGATCGAAG ATGCTGCGTTTCTGGCCCGGGAGAAGGCCAAGGCAGACGCCGAGTGCTACACTGCCATGAAAATAGCCGAAGCAAATAAG CTGAAGCTGACCCCTGAGTATCTGCAGCTGATGAAGTACAAGGCCATTGCTTCCAACAGCAAGATTTACTTTGGCAAAGACATCCCTAACATGTTCATGGACTCTGCGGGCGGCGTGGGCAAGCAGTTTGAAGGACTGGCTGACAAGCTGAGCTTTGTCTTGGAAGATGAGCCCATGGAGGCAGACTCCGAGAACTGA